The sequence CCCTTGACCTCAAAAGATCTGACAAAACAGATCAACATCCAGCTTTTAATCACTTGCAAAAATTCCAACATTTTCTGCAAtatgtttaaacatgtttaagttTAAGGCCACAGAAAAAGGAACCAATATGGTCAAAATTTATTAAGTGCCTCAAGGGTTAAGTTATCTTAAAACAAGACTGTGATAAAAATTTTCTTATGTCCATAAAtagtaataaaagtaaaagtgaTGACTGGCATTATATACAAAACATAGTGTTTTTAAGATGTTTGGCCTGATACTTCTGGAAAAGGAACAAGGATATGAACATTTAGCATCCTTCATGCTTTGACTCAATCTGATGACATCTTCTGCTAAACAAAGCAGAGTTAGAGCATTGTGTTATACAGATGCATAGAAAATACAGACTATTTGCTGTGTCCTTGACTGTTCTGCATTTGCAAAGCCATGTACTCATTATTCATGAATAATGTGGATGGTGCACCCTTGTGAGCTTCTTGATAAAGgccatttttacttttctttttggaAAGGATCTGTGATTTTTGTAATTGAAATGACCCTTTTAGCTCCAGTAGCTGAAATAGATAACCTGATTAGATTCAGTGTGATGGAGCACTTCCTCTATGAGATGGCTTTGGCTTTAAAGGAGCATTTGATTTCTTACAGGTGATCCTTTTAGCcaagaaaataaatacttaaatattCTCACAACCTATCTTCTCAAGaacacacaaataaacttgTCTTTTTATACCTATTTGAGGGTTTTGTTTGTTCATAAAACGAGCAAATAATCGGAGGCGCAACCGAACGAAGCTGAATGAccctaaaaacaaattaatatctaACTTGAACATGAAAAACTTTATGGGGTAAGTTTTCTAAAAGCTGTTCTACTTATTGCAGTCACACCTCTGAAACTTTGCCCCTGACCGGGAGGTGTAAATCAATGCCATGGTGGCAGAAGCGATTCACTACTGACCAGCCGGCTTTCTGCTTGACAAAGAGACGCAGCTTGTCCCTGAAAGTTTCCCCCAGAAAGCTGTAGATGATGGGGTTAAGACAGCTGTTGGAGAATGCTGCCAGGTTAACAATGTGCCCTGTGAGCGGGTAGTCATGCCATAGGGTGGTAGCAGTCTTCTTTGATGGGTTGGTTGTGCCCTGGAGCAGCTGGATGcttatgaaaacattttccGGCAGCCAGCAGATGAAGAACACCAGAACCACCACCACGATCATGCGGAGGGCTTTCTGACGCCTGGGCCACAACCCACGGTGCTTCTGGGCCCTCATGAGGATTCGAACAATCAGGGAGTAACATATACCAATGATGGAGAAGGGGACCAAAAAACCGATGGTCACCTCCAACCACTGAATTTCAACGACGTTAGCGAAGCAGAAGTGCACCTCACCCCTGTGTTGGGTCTGTACTATAGTGAAGGGTAGGAGGGTGGCCAGGATGGAGGCCATCCAGATGAGGCCACAGCTCAGCTTGGCATGCTGCATAGTCCTTAACGGGCAGCTGCTCATGGAGCTGGCCAAGGCGATGTATCTGTCGAAGCTCATCCACGTCAGGAAGAAGATGCTGCTATGCATGTTGATCTGCAGGAAGAGGGACATGAAGGTGCAGAGGATGGCGTAGTCGTAGTACCTTTCATTCAGGTTGAAAACCTCAATGAGTGAATCTGCCACGAGGATGAGGTCGGCCACAGCCAAATTCACAAAGTAGAGATCAGGAATGGTCATCTTCTCTCTGTGGGTCAGGTTTACCACCAAGATTAGGATGTTCCCGATAAATCCAATAGGAAAAAGAAGGATAGTGTACAGGCAGGAGAGAAAGAGGCCGATAATGTAAAACTGGTACTTTTCAGAGATTTCACTTGTAGTGCTGTTTCTGAATGAAGTGTTCAGTTCTTCTGTAGTGTTATTATATATCCAGATCAAAACGGATGACCTCCCTTCCATGCTGATTTTGGTCAACCTGTTTTAAATCATAAGCCACATGTAAGTCACATCCAGCAGCTACATCATTACACCACACCAGTTCCCAGTTTTCTCTCCTTGAAGGGAAATTCATCTATGCTGTGTTGACATACTGGCAGAAGTCAAGTTAGTAAAACATTTATGGGATGTTTGATCCCATATTGACATCAAGTTTCATCTGCAagtaaatgtttgatgaaaaacaGAAGCACTTCCATGTCTTGAAATCAGCTTTGATCTTTGGATGAGGCGCATCATTCTGGTTGTTGAACATGTGATCCGGAGATTAGAAACtggctttttttcttctcttttgaaTCATTTAATTGGAGTGCTGCTTTGTCCTTTCAAATACACATGGTATTCTTATTCAACGAAAAAAGCCTTGAGATGCTATTGCTGtaacacctgagctgtggaaacAATACCAGAAGGAAAGTAATTAAAGGACAAAACCTTAAAAATCAGCAGTTATAAAGCATTGaatggaatatttattattattcaacataaaaaaaaaaaaaaaaaagttaatcagAATTGGTTTGATGGCAGCCTtgatatggtaaaaaaaaaaaggtaatgtgCAACTCTATAAACAgattaacattcatgttttggACTTAAACAGATGCATTGAAATCCTGCTTTAAAATCCACAGACAGTTCAAGCCCCCTCCAACCTGTCTGTGCAGACTTGATGACCATTCATTTGTAGattgaatgaaaacaaaacgtATATTTACTTTTAATAATCCTTGCTCCTTGAGATCAGCATtcaacacatgcacacacacagtttAAATCAAATCAGTTGTCTATTGAAAATTACACTGGATCATCTTTAGGCCCAAAATCGCAGACTCTTCCCATAATACCATCCTCTGTTTGGTAAACATGACCTTTGATATTTACAGTCTTCTGGGATTTATTTACTCCTCACGGCAGTAATTTAAGAACggaacaataaataaaagcatgaattgGTTGAAAGTCgtaggaaataaaatatttatttagctaATTTTTCAAATTCTCGGTggaaatcttttaaaaactcAATAATAAAATGTGCACTTTATATGATTTTCTCTTGTTGGTCAGGTACAAACAATACAGACCCCACATAACCTATAAAAAACAAGATTCTAAACTTCTATATTATTAGAATGACTTCGACATCTATTTCTAACACAAATACTCTAATAACACTTTGTAAGGAAagttttctttgtaattttaaattgtttccCACCAAGAGAAAGCCAAGAATTACATAAAGGCTCTGAGATAAACTGCAATTAAGTACTTCAGAGatgtattaaagaaaatgagagcTTGatgatgaaataatctaaaacttGAGTGACCAGTACTctcaagacagaaaaaaaactccaTCTATATTCAGTGCATAAGTATTCACAGAGGATTTAAATATGAGACTGTTAATAACCGGACTTACTTTGTATTTGTGATGTATTGCTTCCCCATGCTTGTCCAGTGCAAAGTCAGAAAGCCAGAGATTTGGAAATCCCACAGGCTTCTCTTCTGCACCATCTACCGTTTGGCCCAGCCCTGTCTGGGGATGAGAGGAGGGCGGAGAGAGGCGGGAAAGCAGGAGATGATCTGACTTCCATGTTTTGCCATCATGCTTCATCAGATTCGCTGCCTGCTTACGTCTGTTTGTGATTTTACTGTCTCATCACAGAGGTTGGACAGAGAAAAGCACAAATCTTAAAACTCAGCCTGCTGATTATAACACAATATGAAATCTGATCAGTATGTAGGTGCTATGGGAGATTTCCTTTGAAGGTTGTTGTGGCAACCActtacattttttgttgtatttgttcACCTGGGTAGCCCAGCTTTTAGTGTAAAggccatgcaaacacacacctcaTGACCTTGTTTTTGCGGCCATATGCTAGAATGATAAATCAAATGTTGACATGATGTACATCATTGTACACTGATggaaaattaatatttaatgtttatttaaatatgatGTTAGGTGCAACAATTATGTTTAGATTGAGGGAAAGACTGTGAGCGTTCACCCGCAATCAGTGCAAAATATAGCAGGCTCTTTGCTCCTGGCCAGGACTAGCACTATCATAATTCTAACTATGTGTCCTGACTGAGACTCAGTTGTTGTGCAGTCAGTATGTGTGGTGTTTGTTTAACAGCTGGGAGGGATTGATAAGGATAGATGCATTGATTACAGACAAACAATAATCTGCTTTAACCGAGATATTTATAACAATGTCAAGCAGAAGTAAAGAGCCTCCAGAAAGTATTCCCAGAGCCTAATGTTTCTACAGTTTATGTCACAGCTTTACTCCAAAAtggattaaataaaatttcccTCCCATTTCTACACACAATCGCAGATAATGACATTTCGTACAAATGTACCCccctcccaaaaaaaaaaaaaaagaaaaacacataagTTCTCATAGCCTATGTCATGCCACTCATATCTCAGATGGGTGCATCTTGTTTTTACTGAGCATCCTTCACATGTTTCAGTAACTTGATTGGAGACCGCCTCTGCTAAGTTCAGTTGATTGAACAGGATTCAGAATGGGACACACTTTATAATGTCTTATGACTGACACTGCATACCAGAGCAGAAACCAGTTGTGTTAAGGCACGAATTTGAGGAAGgattcataaaatattttagcaaCATTAAACATTCTGAAAAATACTGTGGTCTCCATTATTTGTAAACAGAAGAGCTTTAGAACCAACACGACCCTCCCTAAATCTTGCTCCCCAACCAAACTGAGTAATCAGGGAAGAAGTGCTTTGATCAGAGAGGTGGCCAAGTCAGTGGTCATGTAGATGGAGCTCCAGTGGTCCTATTTTGAGATAGagatacactaccagtcaaaagttttagacacaCATTCTCTTtaatggttttgtttatgttaatGACTACTTACGTTGCatgtagattctcaatgaaggcatcaaaactgtgaatgaacacatatggaattatgtagctcatgaaaaacagtaaaacaactttaaatatgttttttattttacattcctTATagtagccacccttttctgtgatgactgaaatattaacctttggccatctATCAATTAACCTctaggaagttctttcaagaaagactctttggaaaaccatttcaggtgaccacctcatgaagctcatggaacGAATGCTCGgacagcaaagcagtcatcaaaccaaagggtggctattttgaatctaaaacataaaaatgtttagagttatttcacactttttgtttactatattaCTCCATGtgtgtttttcacagttttgatgccctTGGTGAGAATATTCAATGCaaacagtcatgaaaataaagagacccattaagtgagaaagtgtatctaaaacgtttgagcGGTAGTCTGTGTATTTAGAAGGTAAGCCATAACTAAGGGACTCTACCAATCAGGCCCTCATAGTAGAGTGGCCAGATGCGTGTGGCAGCTTAAACTTTCCCAGAAAGTAGATTGCCATGTGAAGTATCAAGTCTGGGGATAAACTGACTAACAACCTCCCAACTGTGatgcatagtggtggcagcatcatgctatggggatatttttttctctgtagCAAAAGTAGTCCTCATAGGAAGTAAGACAGTATCACCAAAATATGGAGAGATTATTCAAGAAAACCTTCAGGCTGTACTGGAACTAAAGCAATGATTCATCTGTAAGtaggacaatgacccgaagcacactGCAAAAATACTGAAGAGCAATCTGTGAATTTCCTTGAGTATAGCATAGACGGACGGAAATCCAAGTGAACATCTCTAGAAATACCTGAAAATTGCTGTCTACCAACATTGCCCATGACATCTGAAAGGGCTTGAGTTGGTCTGCAGAGAAGAATGGTAGTAAATGCCCCAAAAGGAAGGTTTGCAAAGATTGTAGAGAAACACCCAACAACAAAAGACTTAAAATTGTCATGGCGGCCAAAGGTACTTCAACAAAATATTTAGACAAAGCTGTGAACACTCACGTacatgtgattttgtttttttaattttattgttttagatgagaaaaaaagtcaaacaaaGCTTTGTGTCTTTGTCATTGTGGGATATTGTATGTACAATTTTAAGGGGGAAAAAGATTGAATCATTTTTGGAGCaaagttgtaacatgacaaaatgagcACAAACTAAAGCACCGTGAATACCTTCTAAATGTGCCATgtcttaaagtttttttaaaataaatttactaCGATGGTCATAATCTAATATATTCCATGCATTAATCATGCAGGTTttagaaaaaattaaaggttaagGATAGCAGGGAagaagtgttttgttttaccgTTAAAAATATATCTGGAAAGAAACGCTGCTATCCTCACAGGTGATTAAGCCATTTTATCCAAAACAGAAATCAAGGCTGAACCTTGAACATTTCCTCAAGATCAGCTTGTGGAGTGGCAGCAACACCTATATTTagattgttttgttatttttctattgTCTACAGAGGCAGATTTTAATCCTCACAATATGAAGCTGCAGAACTAGACAATAACAGCACAGTAAAACACCTGATGGGATAAACAAGTTAAAGCTTTTACCAGGGGAATGGACAAGATTTGGTATCCAAGAAGACAAggattaaatatgtttttgtagCTAAATTGAAAAGCGAGGAGTGTAAATTGTctgaaacatttgcatttttccCTCTTTCTAAATCCAGAGCTATTCAATCTGCATGACTTCACACAGATACGCAGAAAGTGGGGATGTAATGTTCATTCTAGTGAAACAATGTGTTAGCATGTTGAAGAACCAGACAAAGAGCTGAAGGAAACATCAATTCTTCTTTGAAGTTATGAGACTAACTGACAATTTTGTCTATATTGCTTCatataaagttgtttttaagAACATGTCAGATCTCTTACATACAGATGCATCTCAATAATTAATATGTCATCAAaacgtttatttatttcaggaattcaattcaaaaagtgaaactgatttatagattaattacacacataaTATTGTCAGTGAATCATTTATGTGTTCATTTGTATGCTAAGCCTAGATAAGTAGTAAAAAGACACAAGAATGACCCATACTCAGTTTACTGGCAGAAGCCACCAGATTTTTAGTTTTGTCTAAAGAAAAGtaacccagagcatgatgcagctaccaccatgtttcattgagGTCAGGATGGTCCTTTGGTTATGCTCAGCGTTTTTTAGAATCATAGCCCAACCTTTAAGCTTGGTTTTATCAGATGATACCATAATCCCAACATGGTTTTGGGAGATCTTAGCCAGGTCAGGAGATTTTACACCTAAAACACAGCCAGTCATTGTTGGAAAATCCTCCCTTTTCTTTGGTGTTGCTGTCGGCCTCTTGGTAGCCTCCATGGCCAGTAtctctcttgtttttttcaataattttcaAGAAATATCCAGTTTTAGTGATGTTACTGTTGACCCACAGTTTCCCCAGTTATTGGTAACCATCGTTATTGTGCCATGGCGTGTAAATAAGGCTGAGGAATTTTTGTACACTTCTCTGGACCAGTACCTTTGTACAACTAGTTCCCTCTGATCCTTTGTGAGCTCTCTGCAAATTATGGCTTTAGCTCAAAGACGCAGATGTGAAAAAGTCAGGAAAGAGagctgaactttattttaaGTTAATCATATTCAGTATAATTGATGGTGTGAACTAAAGACTGCTGGCTGCTGAAAAAGAATCAGAAGATGCGTCAGCAGACTATTATTTCAAGGATATGCACCATGACCTGGTGCAATCAGACAACTgcagattttaattttatacatCCCTGAACtataacagatttgtttttgttgctttttaattAAACTGTACAGGATTAGAAGAAGTTTTGAAATAATTGACAGTggcaaaacatgtttaaaacacaaaaaccttgTATTTTAACAGGGGGTGTGCTCTTTTGCGCTGTGCTTTAacatgaattaaaacatttttatttgttgcaaTTGTTGCACTGCCTCTTTATGTCCACAAGATGGCTCGCTGGCATAaaaagtgaatatttttgctGAAACGACTGGAACCTGAGTCCTTGGTTGTTTGGAACCACCCATATAAAGTACAGAAATATACAAATATGTTTTCCAAACAAGCACagtgaaaaatatgaaataatattgGGCACAGCAAGAAGACTGAGACATCTTTTGGTAGTTgtagatatacaggggttggacaatgaaaccgaaacacctggttttagaccacaataatttattagtatggtgtagggcctccttttgcgaccaatacagcgtcaagtcgtcttgggaatgacatatacaagtcctgcacagtggtcagagggattttaagccattcttcttgcaggatagtggccaggtcactacgtgatactggtggaggaaaacgtttcctgactcgctcctccaaaacaccccaaagtggctcaataatatttagatctggtgactgtgcaggccatgggagatgttcaacttcactttcatgttcatcaaatcaatctttcaccagtcttgctgtgtgtattggtgcattgtcatcctgatacacggcaccgccttcaggatacaatgtttgaaccattggatgcacaaggtcctcaagaatggttcggtagtccttggcagtgatgcgcccatctagcacaagtattgggccaagagaatgccatgatatggcagcccaaaccatcactgatccacccccatgcttcactctgggcatgcaacagtctgggtggtacgcttctttggggcttctccacaccgtaactcccggatgtggggaaaacagtgaaggtggactcatcagagaacaatacatgtccttgcaccattgaaaccgaagtttggcattggcatgagtgaccaaaggtttggctatagcagcccagccgtgtatattgaccctgtggagctcccgacggacagttctggtggaaacaggagagttgaggtgcacatttaattctgccgtgatttgggcagccgtggttttatgttttttggatacaatccgggttagcacccgaacaccctaactctggtatgtcacccataatgttgtgtgcatttcaatattttgagcaaaactgtgctcttaccctgctaattgaaccttcacactctgctcttactggttcAATGTGcagtcaatgaagactggctaccaggctggtccaatttagccatgaaacctcccacactaaaatgacaggtgtccaacctctgtatatatacatacaataACAGTACTCCACCCATTTAAATGGACATCTACAGTGTTTTGGATGGGAAACAGTGGAGTTCAACTGTTTGTGGTTTGGGGTGGGTGGGGGGTACCGTTGTAGGGGACAAAGTGGGAGGTCTACAGGAGGGAAGGTAAAACACTATCATCTGCCTCCACTTACCAGTCTTGTGTTCTGCTGGCTCCATGCAGCATCTGTAAcagctacaaccacaaactgtgaATGGAACATTCTGCCAAGTCCAGCCCTGTTTGCTCTTCTTCCAGGACAATTTCTTCAGCTGATGCTTCGATTTTAAGGGTGACCTATCTAGTTTTTTCAATGCTCTGCTTTCTGTCTTAAGAGGAAAAGCAGTCAATAGCACTAGCAAGAGAGGAAGGGTGGATTGTTTTTCAAGCATCTGCTCTGATCTACTTGTTTTCTCTTGAACTGAAGTGGTGTGTTGGGTCAGAGGAGGCTTTTCCTCGAAGAGGAATCTGTTGGATTTAATATGTTATTCTTTTCACCATCATcgtgttttaaatatttatcacTTCAGACGGTCTGtgcatgttttgtcttgttttgttgttcttttttaaacccccccacatgtttattttatgcACTGAATAGCTTTCTTTGTTCCCTTTCTCATACTTTATAATTCCAACTGTGCCCTGTCCAGTCATGTTCTTGTCCTCATACTCTGTGCATTCCAATTTCACCCGTATTAAGAAAAACATCAGTGGTGTGAGGTTGCGTGTGAAATGTGTTTGACAgccaaataaaacataaaagctgAGGACCAAATGTTCTGTCTTCTTAGGTGGCCTTAAGCTGTTCAGTGTTCAACTTGACCATCATACTTTTGGTCTAGCTGAACCTcttaagaaggaaaaacaatattAGGACTAATGCATCACATTAAAAACTGTGGGATTTGTCAGAATATCTCCATTTTCAGACTGAACCTGCATGGGGATTTTTTTCTGATGCACTTTTTATAAGAggaaagtaataagaaaattgtatttttgatgtacaattaaatataaagaaataatatGGAGAAAGTCAAATGTAAATAGCtcaattgcttttatttttctttgaatgCAATTTGGACTAAAATGTTTGGCTCCTGAAACCTATGCaaagaaatatttcaaactGTTATATCATTTTCAATTGTAAAATGTACAATTCAAGCCTTCTATATGCTCCATTTAGTGCAATTATGACTATCTTCTTGTGGCTCCTAAGAGGTTATTAATGCAAAAAAGGCTGAGGCAACAAAAGcttgttaatttgtttagtCTGACAATGATATCATAGGAAATGCACtaacttttattttcctttagtgTAGCACTTAACTCAATCTCCACACCTTTCAGTGTGACACCTTTAATTCTATATTCAGACTCCTGCTGAGTGTTCCTGATCACCTAATCATCTCAACCCTATAGGCTCCCTGTAGCGGCACTTTTCTCAGCCCGGCAGTGGCACAACTCTCAGTCTGCAGCACTATTTACAAGATGCAGCCATGGTGTTTCTGTCTTACCCAGGAAAGACAAAACAATTCCCACAATAAGTGGAATGCGTCTATTTTCCACCAGTCTGTTTGCTCTGGGTAAGGGATCCTTAAATAAACTGTGATATTAATGCCGACACCCACTGTGGCTGCATGTCCGAGGGAAATGACAACCGACACAGCCATGACCCGATCAGGGTTAAAGGAAAGAGAGCTTACATTACTCTGATCTGATGCACACCTTAGTACCAAACAGCAGGTCAGTACTTAATACGTAATTTAAAATAGGAAAAGACATTTTCAATGAAAACACAATTTATACAGAAATTGTACTTGTGAAGTATGCAAAACAGTTTCCTctgcaaatattttaacatacgatatgttttcattattatgtcatgatttgttaaaacaaatgttcataataattaataattatttttttattcagtctttGGCTCAGCTAACAGGAAAATACTTAAGGAATctaattattctttaaaaaaataatactgtAATTTGTATAAAAGATGGCATCTTCTTGCAAACTGTTTACATACAAAATATGCATATTTTATACATATACACAGTAAAAagagcattgctttacttttgcttttaaagcactttaaagGCAGAATGTTTTGCACGGCTGAGGCTTCACTGTCCAAACAGGACACGTACATCTGCATGCGTTCATCACACAGAGAAAGATTTAAGGCGACTGTTTTGGTGAAGTAGGTGATTTGGATTTATCTGTGGAGATGAATAATAAACCTCTGTGATATTTGGGCAGCTGGCTTACCTCCGAGTGAGTTTGAGGTCTGATCAtggtttctttttcatttatgaGGGAGTACACAGTAAGCCCACATGGTGATTCCTAATTACTGCTCCAGGCATGGAAGGAAGATGGCTCCAAATTACACTTAATAAAGTATATATTCAAATGTCTTTGTTGCAACATTGTAGTTCAATATTCAGCAAGAATTCATGATTAACAGTCACTTTGTAATGCTTAATGTGTCTAAGGATCCAAAATGAAATGTAAGCgtctaaaaaaaatgttttttttaaaacatgctgAATTTTTATGACAGCCTTTCAGTTTGATTCCCTAATGATGGTTTTATCATAACCTGATCAACAGACATGTTTAATTGCTTttatatagctttttttttattttttatttcaggcaGAGTATTATCAGGATtggggagaaaaataaaaaattgccaCAACTGCCAAATTTTAAAACGGTAAAATTGTATATGGCCTTGCACTTGTATAGAACTTTACCAAGTCCCCAGAGagcccaaagcactttacagtacaattagtcatccacccattcacacactaacaGTAGTAAGCCACAATGTAGCCACAgttgccctggggcagactgagagGCGAGGCTTCCATACAATCGGCGAcactgggccctctgaccaccttcagcaggcaaggcgagtgaagtgtcttgcccaaggtgAAAACCACTGAGACAGAAAGAGCGGGGGTTCGAACCAgaaacccaccggttacaggacaaagtCCTACCACTGTGTAACCATTTGTGCAAGATGTTTGCATTTGGAGCCACAGTATGTTTTTGCTTGCAAACACATGGTTCAAGTTGGTGGTGCTTCTCATATGCTGCAAAAATGAGATGCCTGTGAGCGATTTATGTAAAAGCTGGAAACAAACTATTCCTGGTagacaaaatgtttgaaaaaacatggagaatGAACATGAGACCAAGTTATGatctaaaatgaaagaaatctgattattgtttgTATGTTATGTCACTTTTGGGAAGCCATCAAAAATGTTCTCATGACTAATGTTGAAGTGTTTACGATTTAGTCTGGGACGGGGATCTAGTAAGCGAATTCTCAATTTAACAGGTCCACCTGCTCAGCAAGACAgtaaataaagacacaacaaacaCTGTACAattgtaacctttttatttagCATTTGATAGAAAGAGCTCAATAATATATACTCTTTTAAATAACTGGcagacaaaaaagcaaagtaGCTTAAATGCATCTGAGCAGCATTATGGTTCATGTGTCAAACTCGCATAACAAACAAGTGTCCGATATGCAcgttttttttcatgatttctAGATTTTCTTTCTCCTGTGATCCAGAGAGTGTGAATGTTTCCACTGGCCAAAACCTCCAAACCGCTTGTGTTTGCTTACAAGACTCTGCATGGACGTCACAGACCCTGTGTGAAACTCTGCATACCTGCGGAGGTGAGAAACAACTCAAGCGAAAGGTCAGGGACAGGGCTGTCCAGCTCAGGTTAATGGGCTCATTCGAGCTGCTTATGTCTAACAGGTAATAATGTTTCAGCAGAGAAGTAAGAGGTATGCTGGTTATGTTGAGCCCTGAAtacaagcttcacttctatttgTCAAGTGCGATTCTAATGTGGTGAAAGTGAATAAATCTACAGTAGCTGAGGAGCTAGGCACATGTGAGAATAATCTCTGCCTGTGAATTAAAGTCAAAGAG is a genomic window of Girardinichthys multiradiatus isolate DD_20200921_A chromosome X, DD_fGirMul_XY1, whole genome shotgun sequence containing:
- the LOC124863399 gene encoding G-protein coupled estrogen receptor 1, whose translation is MEGRSSVLIWIYNNTTEELNTSFRNSTTSEISEKYQFYIIGLFLSCLYTILLFPIGFIGNILILVVNLTHREKMTIPDLYFVNLAVADLILVADSLIEVFNLNERYYDYAILCTFMSLFLQINMHSSIFFLTWMSFDRYIALASSMSSCPLRTMQHAKLSCGLIWMASILATLLPFTIVQTQHRGEVHFCFANVVEIQWLEVTIGFLVPFSIIGICYSLIVRILMRAQKHRGLWPRRQKALRMIVVVVLVFFICWLPENVFISIQLLQGTTNPSKKTATTLWHDYPLTGHIVNLAAFSNSCLNPIIYSFLGETFRDKLRLFVKQKAGWSVVNRFCHHGIDLHLPVRGKVSEV